The following proteins are co-located in the Cutaneotrichosporon cavernicola HIS019 DNA, chromosome: 3 genome:
- a CDS encoding uncharacterized protein (Primase zinc finger): MEAFDTADLDAQIAQLQAFKQERLAKADADARERDRNAANVLVHSTPTKAKSIPSDLPAPPSQPKFSSSASASGPSRPRKAALPALPSSRSSFATTLARIRADDGGSGSEPAVPSHDLRLGPGEFGPDPEDGDEWRSLEPNSGIRLSKRAMSHAEVQEHLRGRYFLPPARIYTLARLSRDGATYSLPVDEEWVTIAVVAERSEVRTSGAKESEAADDGDDLDDDSWASSKWDLKGKGKSKDKASKQRTQRKYISLTLVSLPNPSQRGRPSGDAHFQLLLFEANASYCKGAEPAYRGGSGGAYEKWSNLAVGSVIAIVSPRILRPLKSGAKPHPLTLPFALNPTSATSITIIGHATDLGSCPVQKRDGTVCSTWIDARQDGLCEYHKLEELKRVRGGRGEFASATSALEGMYRTENRAGVRRIPQGESDGATYVLGAGKVVHTGKRSAPPPTRLNKRRREDKAAIAASLARLLERKDDNSPGAQYLRAAEAERQGTSGAAKAVTPTARRHVFSTAAINAIGFDPHRNLDSSAQRSALIAELKQPVDRTKLVHKHSEPSPEMIDLD, encoded by the exons ATGGAGGCCTTTGACACGGCCGATCTCGACGCCCAGATCGCGCAGCTCCAGGCGTTCAAGCAAgagcgcctcgccaaggcAGACGCGGACGCGCGAGAACGCGACAGGAACGCAGCCAATGTTCTTGTACACAGCACTCCTACCAAGGCCAAAT CGATACCTTCCGACCTCCCGGCTCCACCCTCCCAGCCCAAGTTCTCATCGtctgcctcggcctctgGACCTTCTCGGCCTAGGAAGGCGGCACTCCCAGCCCTTCCCTCGTCTCGGAGCAGCTTTGCCACGACTCTCGCGCGGATACGGGCAGACGACGGTGGGAGCGGTTCCGAACCAGCTGTTCCCTCTCACGATCTGCGGCTGGGACCGGGCGAGTTCGGCCCAGATCCTGAGGACGGGGACGAATGGCGCTCCCTTGAACCCAACTCTGGCATCCGCCTATC aaaGCGCGCCATGTCCCACGCCGAGGTTCAAGAACACCTGCGCGGTCGCTACTTCCTCCCGCCAGCGCGGATCTACAcactcgcgcgcctcagtcgcgacggcgcgacATACAGCCTgcccgtcgacgaggagtgGGTTACGATTGCGGTCGTAgccgagcgcagcgaggtGCGCACGAGTGGGGCCAAGGAGAGCGAAGCTGCCGATGACGGTGACGACTTGGATGACGACTCCTGGGCCTCATCCAAGTGGGATCTGAAAGGCAAGGGAAAGAGCAAGGACAAGGCCTCAAAGCAACGCACACAGCGCAAGTATATCAGCCTCACGCTTGTCTCTCTCCCGAACCCCTCCCAGCGTGGACGACCTAGCGGTGACGCGCACTTCCAGCTCCTTCTCTTCGAGGCCAACGCCAGTTATTGCAAAGGTGCAGAGCCGGCCTACCGCGGTGGATCCGGCGGCGCGTACGAGAAGTGGTCTAACCTGGCTGTCGGGAGTGTGATCGCCATTGTCAGCCCGCGCATTCTACGTCCATTAAAG tctGGAGCTAAACCCCATCCTCTGACACTTCCCTTCGCTCTCAACCCAACCTCCGCTACCTCCATCACCATTATCGGGCACGCGACTGACCTTGGTAGCTGCCCCGTGCAAAAGCGCGACGGTACCGTGTGCAGCACATGGATCGACGCTCGACAAGACGGCCTGTGCGAGTACCACAAGTTGGAGGAGTTGAAGCGCGTCCGCGGTGGACGTGGGGAATTCGCCTCAGCAACATCGGCATTGGAAGGCATGTACCGCACCGAGAACAGGGCTGGCGTCCGACGCATACCACAAGGAGAGAGCGATGGTGCGACCTACGTCCTCGGAGCAGGCAAGGTCGTACACACAGGAAAGCGCAGTGCGCCTCCACCGACCCGGTTGAAtaagcggcggcgcgaaGATAAGGCCGCGATCGCCGCGTCTCTCGcgcgtctcctcgagcgtAAGGACGACAACTCGCCTGGTGCTCAGTACCTGCGTGCTGCAGAGGCGGAGCGGCAGGGCACTAGCGGTGCTGCAAAAGCCGTGACGCCCACGGCGCGGAGACATGTCTTCTCAACAGCTGCTATCAACGCGATTGGCTTTGACCCACACCGCAATTTGGACAGCTCGGCACAACGATCTGCGCTGATAGCGGAGCTCAAGCAACCCGTCGATCGCACGAAGCTCGTACACAAACATAGTGAACCCAGTCCGGAGATGATTGACCTCGACTAG
- a CDS encoding uncharacterized protein (Major Facilitator Superfamily), which yields MKPRDHSRTHSRTHSRTVTPHLDLAPEASNHARLNGAISAGGSSYSTPRRSYESGSESEEAVRDAIRDDDDRGIEETLERLGFGAYQWRLFALCGCGWMSDNSALQCIAVVLPRVRVHFNLGSEIAGLLSASMMAGMMLGAVGWGVVSDILGRALPFHSTLLLTAIFGIAASFAPNFWALCLCMFFLGTAVGGSMPTDGTLFLENLPHSKQYLLTLLSVFFSFGAVLASGVGYLLLPSASCRHHDSCDFENGANNGWRHVLFTLGAINLACAIARSLLFRLHESPRYLVSSGRDKEAVVVLQAIADYNRHSMDIDHNDVRVSQAAGESGVSVMSNLSGAEEARALIPPSDEPIMSPPASPMAPISPLSPLSPLTPRSRSSRRGGRSKPRFDWLHDWQKQMAKLFSPRWRRTVILMWIIWGLMAFAYTMFNVWLPSVLESRQGDDDNAIEGALKEYVLYAVAGCPGSVMGAWMVQTKLGRRKSLALCTLATGLAMLAFIRVRSKVASTISSMLISLTGTAMYAVLYGMTPETFGTSIRGTACGTSAALSRLAGVIAPVVAGVLLAIQPTLPLIVTAAVYGVTAFSALLLPKSRVTRGSGGGQMH from the exons ATGAAGCCACGAGATCACTCGCGCACTCACTCGCGCACACATTCGCGCACAGTCACTCCCCATCTCGACTTAGCCCCAGAAGCCTCAAACCACGCACGCCTAAATGGTGCCATCTCGGCCGGGGGAAGCTCCTATTCAACCCCGCGCCGATCTTACGAATCCGGCAGTGAATCTGAAGAGGCGGTGCGCGACGCGATTagagacgacgacgaccgtgGCATTGAGGAGACTCTTGAACGGCTTGGCTTTG GCGCGTACCAATGGCGTCTCTTCGCGCTCTGCGGTTGCGGATGGATGAGCGACAACAGCGCCCTCCAGTGTATCGCAGTCGTGCTTCcccgcgtccgcgtccaCTTCAATCTCGGAAGCGAGATCGCCGGTCTTCTCAGCGCCAGCATGATGGCCGGG ATGATGCTTGGCGCAGTTGGGTGGGGCGTCGTCTCTGATATCCTCGGACGCGCTCTTCCCTTCCACTCCACGCTTCTCCTCACCGCAATCTTCGGCATTGCAGCCAGCTTTGCGCCAAACTTCTGGGCGCTGTGCCTCTGCATGTTCTTCTTGGGTACGGCGGTTGG TGGCTCCATGCCAACAGACGGAACTCTCTTCCTTGAGAACCTTCCCCACTCTAAGCAGTATCTCTTGACCCTCCTGTCagtcttcttctcctttgGGGCCGTCCTGGCATCGGGCGTTGGATATCTCCTTCTGCCGTCCGCAAGTTGCCGTCATCACGACTCGTGTGACTTTGAGAACGGGGCAAACAACGGGTGGCGCCATGTTCTCTTTACATTGGGAGCTATT AACCTTGCCTGCGCCATTGCCCGCAGCCTCTTGTTCCGGCTGCACGAGTCGCCCCGTTATCTAGTCTCATCTGGACGCGACAAGGAGGCAGTCGTCGTTCTCCAAGCCATCGCCGACTACAACCGGCACTCCATGGACATTGACCATAATGACGTGCGAGTGTCGCAGGCAGCTGGCGAGTCTGGCGTGTCGGTCATGTCAAACCTGTCCGGGGCCGAAGAGGCCCGCGCGCTCATCCCGCCCTCAGACGAACCAATCATGTCACCTCCGGCATCCCCTATGGCGCCTATAAGCCCGCTCTCTCCACTGTCTCCCCTCACTCCACGATCGCGGAGTAGCCGACGCGGCGGGCGTTCGAAGCCCAGATTCGACTGGCTGCACGACTGGCAGAAGCAGATGGCCAAGCTGTTCTCGCCGCGGTGGCGCCGGACAGTCATCCTCATGTGGATCATCTGGGGTCTGATGGCGTTCG cgtACACCATGTTCAACGTATGGCTGCCGAGTGTGCTTGAGAGCCGCCAGGGGGATGATGACAACGCAATTGAGGGAGCTCTGAAAGAATACGTCTTGTACGCGGTTGCGGGCTGCCCGGGCTCTGTG ATGGGAGCATGGATGGTTCAGACCAAACTCGGCCGCCGCAAGAGCCTTGCGCTGTGCACGTTAGCGACAGGCCTGGCTATGCTCGCCTTTATCCGCGTACGCTCCAAGGTCGCCAGCACGATCAGCTCCATGTTGATCTCGTTGACTGGCACAGCCATGTACGCTGTGCTCT ATGGCATGACTCCCGAGACGTTCGGCACGAGCATCCGCGGGACAGCGTGTGGCACGTCGGCAGCGCTCTCACGTCTTGCAGGTGTGATTGCGCCTGTCGTTGCTGGAGTGCTTCTGGCGATCCAGCCAACGTTGCCGTTGAtcgtcaccgccgccgtctACGGTGTAACTGCTTTCAGCGCGCTCCTGCTTCCAAAGAGCCGCGTTACTCGTGGGTCTGGTGGTGGACAGATGCACTAG